A stretch of Gossypium hirsutum isolate 1008001.06 chromosome A06, Gossypium_hirsutum_v2.1, whole genome shotgun sequence DNA encodes these proteins:
- the LOC107928055 gene encoding zinc finger protein 1, which yields MASEAANASRVESSNLSNDNRSLRESEIVINLSTPTNPIITSSENQPEPEKTFSCNYCRSKFTSPQALGGHQNAHRQERALAKRLREIQTQTFTPPTYPHYPYPTLSSTPYHGSLNRSILGVRLGSMIHKPSHSWTLFGSGGYLSGHGYPRLAMRNRLPPSFNGRLSINNNGGIAISGPSTSSRVVTGSGSLASFARNSQANVAANRPATNHNDDSEIDLTLRL from the coding sequence ATGGCTAGTGAAGCTGCCAATGCATCTAGAGTTGAATCTAGCAACCTCTCCAACGATAATCGTTCATTGCGCGAATCAGAGATTGTAATCAATCTTTCCACCCCTACGAACCCGATTATTACTTCTTCCGAAAACCAACCTGAACCCGAAAAGACTTTCTCTTGCAACTATTGCAGGTCAAAGTTCACTAGTCCTCAAGCCTTAGGGGGACACCAAAATGCCCACAGGCAAGAGCGTGCATTAGCCAAAAGGCTTCGAGAGATCCAAACACAAACTTTTACCCCTCCAACCTATCCCCATTACCCCTATCCAACCTTATCTTCAACCCCTTATCATGGATCTTTGAATAGATCAATCCTTGGGGTTAGGCTAGGATCCATGATCCATAAGCCTTCACATTCATGGACACTGTTTGGATCCGGTGGATATCTTTCCGGTCATGGATACCCTAGGCTAGCTATGAGGAACCGTCTTCCTCCAAGTTTTAATGGCAGGTTAAGCATCAACAACAATGGTGGAATTGCAATCTCAGGGCCTTCAACCTCTTCAAGAGTGGTTACCGGAAGTGGTTCACTTGCGAGCTTTGCTCGTAATTCTCAGGCAAATGTTGCAGCCAATAGGCCAGCAACTAATCACAATGATGATTCAGAAATCGATTTGACCCTTAGGCTTTAA